In Carya illinoinensis cultivar Pawnee chromosome 6, C.illinoinensisPawnee_v1, whole genome shotgun sequence, a single genomic region encodes these proteins:
- the LOC122313308 gene encoding BTB/POZ domain-containing protein At1g21780-like produces MADTKVETISRLAQWKIENFSPCSFKRSDPFKVGIWNWQLSIEKNRQLYVRLFPEPSRLSKEQPPLARFVLRVFNTGANRKQYISPIHERPLRTYEDFVWSIDSLFHGRLIIDVEFLDLKIFPLDGGEACSVWPSDQMMQSSSAQNTLQCLSRMLDEAIHSDLTINTADGTLRAHKAILSASAPVFESMFHHNLKEKESSVIYIEDMSRESCMALLSYLYGTIKQEDFWKHRLTLLGAANKYGIAHLKEACEESLLEDINSGNVLERLQEAWLYQLNKLKKGCLMYLFDFGKIYDVRDEVDNFFRHADRELMLEMFQEVLTVWKPV; encoded by the exons ATGGCCGATACCAAAGTGGAGACGATCTCAAGACTAGCGCAATGGAAAATCGAGAACTTCAGCCCCTGCTCTTTCAAAAGATCCGATCCTTTCAAAGTCGGAATCTGGAACTG GCAATTATCCATAGAGAAGAATCGACAACTCTACGTTCGACTATTTCCAGAGCCCTCACGGCTCTCCAAGGAGCAGCCTCCGCTTGCTCGCTTTGTCCTTCGAGTCTTTAACACCGGCGCTAACCGCAAGCAGTACATCTCCCCCA TTCACGAGAGACCGCTTCGGACATATGAAGACTTTGTTTGGTCTATTGATTCCCTCTTCCATGGTCGCTTAATCATTGATGTTGAGTTTCTGGACCTGAAGATCTTCCCTCTGGAT GGTGGAGAAGCCTGTTCTGTATGGCCCAGTGATCAGATGATGCAGTCTTCGTCAGCCCAAAATACTCTTCAGTGTCTCTCTCGTATGCTTGATGAGGCCATCCATTCTGATCTCACCATTAACACTGCTGACGGCACTCTAAGAGCTCACAAGGCAATTTTGTCTGCAAGTGCTCCTGTGTTTGAGAGCATGTTTCATCACAACCTCAAGGAAAAAGAATCCTCTGTTATCTACATTGAAGACATGTCACGAGAATCTTGCATGGCCCTTCTCAGTTACTTGTATGGAACCATAAAACAAGAAGATTTCTGGAAGCACAGGCTGACATTACTAGGGGCAGCCAACAAATATGGCATTGCTCACCTTAAAGAGGCCTGCGAGGAAAGCCTCTTGGAAGACATTAACTCGGGAAATGTGCTTGAGAGGTTGCAAGAGGCTTGGCTTTACCAGTTGAACAAGTTGAAGAAAGGATGTTTGATGTACTTGTTTGATTTTGGCAAGATATATGATGTTAGAGATGAAGTTGATAACTTTTTCAGGCATGCAGATAGGGAACTGATGCTGGAGATGTTCCAAGAGGTGCTTACGGTCTGGAAGCCTGTCTGA
- the LOC122313307 gene encoding chlorophyllide a oxygenase, chloroplastic-like has translation MTTVATAFALSLPISLYRPSKLNTKKSVKGGLRVFAVFGEGGIEKRSSWGPLFDVEDPRSKLPQCKGKFLDVNQALEVARLDIQYCDWRARQDVLTIILLHEKVVEVLNPLARDFKSIGTMKKDLAELQDELTQAHRQVHISEARVATALDKLAYMEELVNDRLLQDRNATASEQTSPSPSTSTQATNVVQRRLPHKSLNVSGPVQPYHPRLMNFWYPVAFSADLKDDTMVPIDCFEEQWVIFRGKDGKPGCVRNTCAHRACPLHLGSVNEGRIQCPYHGWEYSTDGKCEKMPSTRLLDVKIKSLPCFEQEGMIWIWPGNEPPTATLPSLQPPPGFQVHAEIVMELPVEHGLLLDNLLDLAHAPFTHTSTFAKGWSVPSLVKFLTPASGLQGYWDPYPIDMEFRPPCMVLSTIGISKPGKLGGQSTDQCPTHLHQLHVCLPSSRQKTRLLYRMSLDFAPLLKHIPFMQYLWRHFAEQVLNEDLRLVLGQQERMINGANVWNWPVSYDKLGVRYRLWRNAVERGAKQLPFEKQM, from the exons ATGACCACCGTAGCTACTGCTTTTGCTCTCTCATTGCCAATCTCTCTTTATAGACCATCCAAGCTCAACACCAAGAAG AGTGTCAAAGGAGGTTTAAGGGTGTTTGCTGTGTTTGGTGAAGGAGGGATAGAGAAGAGAAGTTCTTGGGGACCGCTGTTTGATGTTGAAGATCCGAGGTCGAAGTTGCCGCAGTGCAAAGGGAAGTTCTTGGATGTGAACCAAGCCCTGGAGGTGGCTAGACTGGATATTCAATACTGTGATTGGAGGGCTCGACAAGATGTGCTCACAATCATCCTTCTTCACGAAAAG GTTGTAGAAGTTCTAAATCCTCTAGCCCGGGATTTCAAGTCCATTGGCACGATGAAGAAGGATCTTGCGGAGTTGCAGGATGAATTAACACAAGCTCACAGACAG GTTCACATATCTGAAGCAAGAGTTGCAACTGCTCTAGATAAACTAGCTTACATGGAAGAATTGGTGAATGATAGGCTGTTACAAGACAGAAATGCGACCGCATCAGAACAAACATCCCCATCTCCGAGTACATCTACACAAGCCACCAATGTCGTGCAGAGGCGGTTGCCACATAAAAGCTTGAACGTGTCAGGTCCAGTTCAACCTTACCATCCCCGTTTGATGAATTTCTGGTATCCTGTTGCTTTCTCTGCTGATTTGAAGGATGATACCATG GTTCCAATTGATTGTTTTGAGGAACAATGGGTTATCTTCCGTGGAAAAGATGGGAAACCAGGATGTGTCCGAAACACCTGTGCACATAGAGCATGCCCTCTTCACCTGGGTTCAGTAAATGAGGGTCGCATCCAATGTCCCTACCATG GATGGGAGTACTCAACAGATGGCAAATGTGAGAAAATGCCATCTACAAGATTACTTGACGTGAAGATAAAGTCATTGCCATGTTTTGAGCAAGAGGGGATGATCTGGATTTGGCCAGGCAATGAACCTCCAACGGCCACTCTTCCTTCTTTACAACCTCCCCCAGGATTCCAAGTCCATGCTGAG ATTGTCATGGAGCTTCCTGTGGAACATGGGCTACTTCTAGATAATCTTTTGGATCTTGCGCATGCCCCTTTCACTCACACTTCTACCTTTGCAAAGGGATGGAGTGTTCCCAG CTTGGTGAAATTTTTGACACCTGCATCTGGCCTTCAAGGATATTGGGACCCCTATCCAATAGATATGGAATTTCGGCCTCCTTGTATGGTTCTATCAACCATAGGGATCTCAAAGCCTGGAAAACTTGGAGGACAGAGTACCGACCAGTGTCCAACCCACCTTCACCAACTTCATGTGTGCTTACCGTCATCCAGGCAGAAAACAAGGCTTTTGTACAGAATGTCACTTGATTTTGCTCCTCTGCTTAAGCACATTCCTTTCATGCAGTACTTGTGGAGGCATTTCGCGGAACAG GTCTTGAATGAGGATCTGCGGCTTGTTCTTGGCCAGCAAGAGCGCATGATCAACGGTGCAAATGTCTGGAATTGGCCGGTGTCCTACGACAAGCTCGGGGTGAGGTACAGGCTGTGGAGAAATGCTGTGGAACGAGGAGCTAAGCAGCTGCCATTTGAAAAACAAATGTAG